AAGCAGAAAAGCTCCGTCAAGTCCCTGCAGGCGTATCACGAAGCGATCAGCTGATCGCTGGAACTATGGACTATGGACTAAGAACTATGGACTATGGACTATGGACTATGAACTATGGACTATGGACTATGAACTAAGAACTATGAACTATGGACTATGGACTATGAACTATGGACTATGGACTATGGACTATGGACTAAGAACTATGGACTATGGACTATGGACTAAGGACTAAGAACTATGGACTATGGACTATGGACTAAGAACTATGGACTATGAACTATGGACTATGAACTAAGAACTATGAACTATGGACTATGGACTATGACCTAAGAACTAAGTACTAAGTACCGGGAACTAAGTACCGAAAACCGGATACAGACCTGAAAACCTGTGGTTTTCAGGAATTGAAAGGAGCTTTCCGTGGAGCCGATAAGGATCATGCCGTGCCTGGACATGAAAGAGGGAAGGGTCGTCAAGGGTGTGAACTTCGTCAACCTGCGCGACGCGGGTGACCCGGTGGAAAACGCCGCCTTCTACCAGCAGGAGGGGGCCGACGAACTGGCGATGCTGGACATCGCCGCGACACTGGAAAACCGCAAGACTCGCCTGGAGT
The sequence above is a segment of the bacterium genome. Coding sequences within it:
- a CDS encoding HisA/HisF-related TIM barrel protein; the protein is MEPIRIMPCLDMKEGRVVKGVNFVNLRDAGDPVENAAFYQQEGADELAMLDIAATLENRKTRLE